DNA from Diabrotica virgifera virgifera chromosome 10, PGI_DIABVI_V3a:
TCTTTGGCGAAGCTTCTTCAGCATGCAATATTTGACACAATTCTGTTGAACTTATATCCATGGAATTTTCTTCAATGAAACTTTGTGTTATAAGGGGTTGCATGTTTTCGTCCAATAAAATAATATCACTAACAGAAACATCGTTTTCATTAAGTATTATTAGAGAGGAATCTTTTTCTATGCTGGTGTTCAAAATCCTTCTTGAGTCATTCTGGACTTCATTCAAAACCTGAAGAATCATGCGTTTACCCCTCGACTCCATCGCGATTCAAGAAAAAAACACTAGAAATCCAACTAATAAATGATATTAAACTCAAGAAAACAGAATACATAAAAACAAAGAATCTCACGTCTTGTTGTTTCACGTTTCAAACGCTACGGATAACAAATGAAAGATTACTGTTACTGAGCAACAGGGTTGTTAACAACGCAACTGAATATTTCCGTAGAGGGCGCTTCAAAAATCCGTAGAAATCCGTAGTGCAAAAATCTGACAGAAAATGACACTTGGCAGaccaaaaaatgaagaagaatgacacttgacagacaaaaaagaagaaatgacacttgacagaccaaaaaaagaagaataatgacacttgacagaccaaaaagaagaagaatgacacttgataggccaaaaaagaagaatggcacttgacagaccaaaaaaagaagaagaatgacacttgacagaccaaaaagaagaagaatgacacttgataggccaaataagaagaagaatggcACTTGACAGACCaataaagaagaagaatggtACTTGAtagaccaaaaaagaagaagaatgacacctTAAGAGTAAAAAATCCTCATTTTAGCTTCTTGATGGCTGAAGCTGAAAAATCGGTAGAAATATGGTCGATATCTGAAAATCCGAAATAATTTCGAAAATCCGTAGATCTACGGAAAAATCCGTAGAGTTAACAACCCTGCTGAGCAAGAACACCTTATTACCTTATGTTGAGACATACGTCCGCGAAAATGCGCGGGATCGATTATTTCACACATTAGTTACTAGGCAAAAACGCCGTAAGTAATAACGTACGGTGACAAAATTGGGCGGGCCTAATATTAATTGACCTTTACTAGGCATAAACAACGCATGTGATGAATTCCGTTAACGGCATTTTTATCtagtaaattttataaaaacttggCAAATGAGGTATATTTTAATACTTACGGTGTTTATGCGATGTAATTtacctgtttttcgtcaatgCGTACAATTCCGCAAATTTCATTcaagttttttttgtaatttttctgaaaaaatgttgttttttgaaaataatgaGAAGACAACGGTCGTTTTTACCTGAAAGTGCCAAAAACTCATTTTTGGAAAATTGGTAACATACGGTGTTTTTCCGTTGTACGGCAGTATAGGGGTCGTATGATAGCTTATTCGAAAttctattcaattctctattcaataatttaaacagtaacataattatttatacagggtgtccaaaaaaattttttttaattaaattaattgagacaataAGAAGAAtgtatctaatttatttaatgcaaatacattttactgctgtcagaaaacagaaaaaaatgttaatttgaaaaataaacattgcttttcgcttaaattaaatgttcaaactgctaagaggcacgtgggtggcagctttaatattgaatttaagcgaaaaacaatatttatttaccaaataaacattttttcctggtttcagacaacagtaaaatgtatttcgaattaaataaattatatacattcttctttttgtcttaagtaatttaattcaaaagattttttttgggcacctcatataaataattatgttaatgtttatattagcgAATAAAGCAtcgaataacctttcgaatgagctatcacacgaccaatattctcattaaaaaaaatcattgattatgtcatcacgcccaaatggatgacgtcactagtacgatatatatgaaaaaaaattctaatttaaaaataaaaaccgacctccAGAGTCGctcattctcgaaaaaatgaatttattccaccTCAAACGTCCTCACGGTATAGTGTTTTTCACAAATGTATATATTTTCTTACATTTCATTTATtcaagtaaaaaattaaaacaaatattcACTTACAACACTAACTTGTACTTCAATGACAAACAGTTGAACCAATAATCTCAATGGGAGCGGTGGCTTTGCATGGTTTTAGAAAGTTTGGATAAATCTGGCTCATAACTTTTTAAGTTTCAAACACGACTCTAAATGTTCATTTGTTAGTTGGTTTTTTAgtttacttttaattatattcatGCAAGAGAACGCTTTCTCGCAAGAATATGTCGATCCAAAGATAGTTATCACTCCAAATGCCAACTTCTTTACCTCACTGTAGAACTAGTAATATGGAATGCTATTCTATGCGTCGAATATAAGTCCCTCAATTCGCGGCATTTATTTCAAAGCTGTCCACTTTTGTTGCGTtatgtacatacatttttggACCTCCAACTCTTCCAACTTGCTtttcaattctgtaaattttCCACTCCACAAAGCTTTACTTTTTTAATCGATGCGATTGCATTTCTAAAGATCCAGTATCCATTTTTCCAAATGGCTCAACGTGGATTTCGTTACTATTTGTGTTGAGAGGATTTACTATAATTGATAGAGTGGTTTTGTTGGCTTTGAATTGTTCAAATCTGCCAGcaaattcatcttttttttttttgtaactgtGCTGAAGTAATTCGTGTCAACAGTTGCACTGGTTTTATCGGGATAtattagtatttatttattttggtaaaataaataatatttgccTGTGGAACTAAAGAGCCACAGCCTCACATCCAAAGAGCCGCatgcggctcgcgagccgcagGTTGCCAACCCCTGACCAGTGGCATAGCTGAAGATTGGGGgcccccgcgacaatttttgtgggccctcgtattataaacataacgacaactaGTAATAGTGTAGCTACTAAAATATGTAGAAATGACAATGTTTGTCCgttctttaataagtcttcatcagttagtgttaatagatttttGGGAATAtacatgaaaacctattatataCATGTCTCTTAATACGACAAACgtattagtaagttgttgcaatattataactatatactaaatttacattgaaaacatgaGCTTCAAAACTATTTTTGCTACATACAAGTTATTTTTTTGTTGCAGCTGAGCccattgtaaaattttttatatgttttattggtttatttttaaattccggtataATACTTTTGCTGCTATTCCTGGTGCTTttgctaaagtttcggaaaacgaatttctcatttctcaAAGATTATtaccggaaaataaaactaatagtaggggaggaaagtatgctaaatttgcagttactcgagcgttgtGGGGACTTACTGGGTTGTGAAGAAaacctaaaaccaaaaaaagttaagtaaagttttgcatttaagtgggaactttccattttgtaattcaattttccatttccaacaatcgttttttccgattaaatGTCTTGAATAAGAGTtacttacttatttttacgtaaggaatccaaaatctacaataaaaaatgggggctcctatttaatattttaaagtaacctcccatCCCACCGCTGTGGggatttttaatttacccccacccctctctgtgtcgggtcgagtttggtatcattcgatagatttttaaaaaatattgaaaacgtattttttagtttttcgatgtgacgtttatttctcgaaatattcgcttttttcttgtgaaactttgtggctcacccatttccttacgccccgctcaaaccgtcagatttttgaaatatacactgttctgcatgtacttaacttaccttatcttaatctgacgatttagagtttttctaaggattcaatttattttttcgggccccccttaacgaactctcctGTATTATGATCTAATATATGGAAGTGGTACATTTACAGGgaacaaggtttctccccatgtcatATTCTGAggcgcttgagtaactgcaaaaatccctcttgggctcccctaccataagctgATCATGTTTTGAAATATTTTGAGTGGTATCAAGTTTGAGTGGTatcagtttcttgagccagcaaatCTATAACTTTGTTTTGTATTTGGGGGCTCAATTAATTTgttttaagttattgtttttatcgattaatttatctaaaacaggatcatatttagctaATAAAAGAACCACAGACAAAAAAATTCcctttttgggattcactttcgTGTCCACTTTCATTCGTTTAGTCCACTAAACATAAATTGCACCCGTAAAGAGtaagagttacgtcaattacctgcttcattacttccttccgaattccctattttgatgcttattagggAAACATATTTTGATCTCCTTTAAAAAAAGTAGAAGTATTAcgcttgaaggctttaaggggcccctcctacCTTGCGGgtctgtcagctacgccactgcccCTGACCTAGTAGAATGTTTATTGGAACTATGGTGggatcagtgttgccaatcgcatttctcaaGATTATCCGAtaatcgctcgaaaaatatccgatttgtcacgaaaaggtacgctaggtcaaaaattattctgttattaaaatgaatgttgccaatgttattgttttagtccccttaacaaccatcaaataacaaaatccgttgttcgtacgccaatcagttgattgtaatcaattatcattatgataattaccataattgattgattaattaattattaattatcaattaacgtaacaattattaagataattgattaattaatctaatctcataattgtaatcaattatgttttcagcaacccaatcaaagttgacattcacagtaattaaatatttgataatgatcagttgattccatttctgattcgCGTTCAAACAACCgcccctttaatctactggattctctgtTTCACAGTTTAAAAGTTTTCGtatatagatgaaaatctcgtatcctagctgaatattacctaattcatgtatgtaaatactatttacttactattattttattattcgtattttgtattatcgtaagtgttaaattctaaataaataaataaatctaaatatttcattatttggatcgttatattaatttattataattatttaagtaaaaaaacacttttaaataatattttattaaaacgtaataactacctaaaactaggtactggaaaaataaataataaataaatcaatacaaaataaactacagctacattaatagcataggcgcaaaatttctggtcaatgcttttaaaatgcattatttttttcgagtcctgagaaagctaataagtattatttaaaaatttaaacgcagaatgaaagattacattattaccgagggccgaaagtccctgaagacttctataatttttattctaatatatTACAGAggtaaaaggaaaagagaatattgagtgtgatttttaatttcaaatatctcattcaaaagaaacattttgtttattctaaggtactttcagccctcggtaataatttaatctttcattcagcgttcaaattttttaaaaatatttattagttttctcaggattcgaaaaaaatgaatacgtttaaagattattggtccgaaattttgcgcctacgctcttttaacaactaaagatttattacaactaaaacaatagaaatgtatttgacagccttgtagttattaaggtatcaaagttattactataatacccgtggtgcatTCAACGTTAATGCctgactaaataatttttataggcaaaagatttgaaggatttttgagttaattagtagatatctagatattactagtttcaaataagtagatttttctacaaccactattccaaatgcatttttctgcacaattttatgttaacaaacttaatattttagtagacagtagtgtgcagaaaagtgacgtttctgtgccggaaagttcttttctgcatagtacctTACCCACCTTAACGTTTTTTATTAACCATTTATGcattataaaaaagtattttcacaaaccaaaacttatttcaacagaTGAGACGTtgacttaagcactgcactacataaaatgaaaataaaactaaatcgtgcatgaattagctttcataagtttaaagactaaaaactaaaaattcatAAATAACATTGGagggcagacggtttttgaaatttgaattggattagtatgccttaagtggatgcacttgtgcatttaaattctaaacaaaagaatcggcacatgtcccttttgtcaaaagatgaaaagtatcggatgtcattaacattcatccagtataggctatttataaaaattaggGTGGAACCGAACAAagttaatgtgttgttggtgcttggatggatgagaaagttttagtcgatggtagatacactgaaaaatatccgcaaatattcgatttatttaaagatacgaagaagatacgacaactctcaaaaaggtacgcaaatcggataattatccgccgattggcaacactgggtGGGAGGTCagccagtaggaagaccaaggaagaggtgaATAGACGAAGTGCaaaccgatgctaaagagatgttgagggtggataactggaggagagcaaCCAGGGAGAGATACTTGGGAGAGGCCAGAGCCCAACTTGGGCTGCAGTGCCATAAGGGGAGAGAGCAGTTTTTAGTTAATTGTCAATATAAAATATGTCTTATCAACTTACCCATCAAAATTATTGCTAGTACAATCATAAACGTTATCGTGGCTGTTTTTCATTCTCAAGAATTCTTCACAATTGTCGCATCCCTCCTTTTCGAATTGATCAAAACTCTACAAcacaaaaatatgttttaatagaaaaaaaaactagaAACCAACACTTACTTTTATAAGAGAGCACACTAAACAAGCTCTTAGACCTCTCAGGTCTCTTGGTATGGAGTCTAAACTCATTTTAGAcctttacttaaaaaaatatctGCAAGATTTCTTCAAATTCTTGTTTTAACAACAATAAAGTTATTGTTTAGTACTTGTTTAGTAGTTAACCACAGTTTTATTGTATAACCATAACCtcacaattatttaaattttgacaagtTGATTTTTTGCATTTTAGCCAACCGTTGTGAAGATAGTCActagaaatttttaattattcCTCAAACCATAGGCGGgtagaaaattaataaaaatagaaaaaatgtgcacaaaaatatttttaattataaacttGTTTAACTTATAATTACAGCATAAAAAAGTCCTTATAAAACAAGGGagtggacttcgtaagtcctaggtttttactgtttttacccACGTGAATGAATGTTCTATGTATATTTCAGTAGAAGCAACTAATTTATAAATAAACCCTGAACTGTTGAGAATAAACTTTTGATATATTCACTTTATTTTGAATAATTCActgatattttttgtttattagatGTTTGTTTTTTCTGAGGTTTTGGATATTATCTTTTTATTCTATgtatttcttaaggtattctagATTTCAAGTTTAGAGCCTGTCTTTAataccatgatactataaataataatagtatgtactttatttatagtatcatgtttAATACTATGTTCCTGTGATGGCATAAGATTCAATCTAATTTATTCCTTATTGTGCCATTTGGActtttcttttcttgttttttaaataatttgtggTTCCATAaaagttgttttattttacatttgCTAATATCTCCTGTTTGTTCACGGTGTAGTAAACACACTGAAACCAGGGTTGCCAGATGAAATTTCAGAATATCCCTAGACGGGAGCTTCAATTTCCCCTAGAAATCCCTAAATCGTATCAATTTGACCTAAAAAAAGAAGAAGTTGACAGACGACAGCTGTCAATTTAATTTATAACCTATTAAACACTATGTTTAATCCACTTTAATCATTGATTAGGtaatgttttaatgtttactTAGGAATATTTATGTCAGGGAACaataaataatgacaataataataatatttgaacaaaaagatatttaataacaacaaaaaatggCGCCAGCACAGTTTAATAAATCCCTAGATTTCAAAAAAAATCCCTCCAGAGCTCCAAAAGCTTCAAAAAATCCCTAGATTCGGGGAAAATCCCTAGACATGGTAACCCTGACTGAAACACACTTAGATCTACAGACCGGGCGCGTCTCgtattcgcgcaatcgtacttgagacactgtgtcaggtgaggtgtttgaaaaatttgagtaacttgattctgtggtgtgaagttctaaaacttttaagtgtggttaaacttttgttttattttcagtgtttttttttgttgtaagTAGAAAATGAATCGTTGTACTAAGTGTAACATAAACTTTACGAAATCTTGTAACTTGAGGGCACATGTAAAAAGAAAACATCCAGGTAATAtcatattttatacagggtgtttggtaaagaatgcggccatagcttaaccgtagatttctgagcttaaaataggtcgatttaagctaacttaccttagtaccaaagttgataataaccgaaatacagttTGTCAATTACTCTacccagggcctattttaccactaggcccgtgaggcacctgcctcgggcccgcattttaatggggcccgtaaagatcaccaaaaaaatttttattgcaataacaaaataaattttcaaactttttttcattttacgaacaggaaatgataaataaTGACTTCACTGTTGATCTTCAAGCGACTTCACCTGTCACAATTAGTACACCTCCGTCATCTGCTATGGAACATAACAATGTCAATAACTATTTTCCTAGCGATATATAGGGTATTGGCCAAAACATTTGAATCTGGAATTTCAACAATATCTTAGATAATCGACCGAatcaatatattgataaaattagtgaatgtgttacacaactggataataataaaaccagacatttgcaaagtgcaatcttttataaaatgaaagctaaTGCGGGGAAAAATTCTTCGCGAGTGGTTAGTGTACAATCCTAAATGTATCCATGtttattgttacgtttgtaaactgattttcacgaaaattattgttttttctaACTTTCGATGGGTATAATGACTGGATATATAATATCAATAGGACATTTATTTAATATGAGCGATCACCTGAACATATTTCATCaattggtacgttagtcaagagaagtagtacATCACGACAAATTGTAAAAACgttatttagaagaaaaggaaCATTGGAGAAACGT
Protein-coding regions in this window:
- the LOC126878509 gene encoding transcription elongation factor SPT4-like, whose amino-acid sequence is MSLDSIPRDLRGLRACLVCSLIKSFDQFEKEGCDNCEEFLRMKNSHDNVYDCTSNNFDGMISVMCPDDSWVAKWQRISRLSRGVYAISVSGTLPKSIIKDLKSRGITYKSRDTSQR